A single genomic interval of Mangifera indica cultivar Alphonso chromosome 5, CATAS_Mindica_2.1, whole genome shotgun sequence harbors:
- the LOC123216736 gene encoding signal peptide peptidase-like 4 isoform X2 — protein MDIQRAIHILIIVLSLSPCFGSAGDIVHQDNNTPKRPGCQNNFVLVKVPTRVDGVPEVEYVGVGARFGTTLESKEKHANETRLVLADPPDCCSKPKNKLNREVLLVHRGGCSFTTKANFAEEYGHFYTAELFKMVCEANETDLDIQIPAVMLPQDAGANLENHIKNNSLVLVQLYSPNRPMVDVAEVFLWLMAVGTILCASYWSAWTAREAAIEQDKLLKDASEEFLNTENVSSRGVVDINTKSAFLFVVVASCFLVMLYKLMSFWFLEVLVVLFCIGGVEGLQTCLVSVLSCFRWFQHAGESFVKVPFFGAISYLTLAVCPFCIAFSVVWAVFRRISFAWIGQDILGIALMITVLQIVRVPNLKVGTVLLSCAFLYDIFWVFVSKWWFHESVMIVVARGDKSGEDGIPMLLKIPRMFDPWGGYSVIGFGDIILPGLLVAFSLRYDWLAKKNLRTGYFVWAMTAYGLGLLITYVALNLMDGHGQPALLYIVPFTLGTFLTLGKRRGELKTLWTRGEPKRPCPHIQFQPS, from the exons ATGGATATACAGAGAGctatacatatattaattatagtGTTGTCGCTGAGTCCGTGTTTCGGATCAGCCGGTGATATAGTTCACCAAGACAACAACACTCCGAAGAGGCCTGGTTGCCAGAACAATTTCGTTTTG GTTAAAGTTCCAACTAGGGTTGATGGTGTACCAGAAGTTGAATATGTTGGTGTTGGCGCTCGGTTTGGCACTACTTTGGAGTCCAAGGAAAAACATGCCAATGAAACTAGACTTGTACTGGCAGACCCCCCTGATTGTTGTAGCAAACCAAAGAATAAG CTTAATCGTGAAGTACTTCTGGTGCATAGAGGTGGTTGCAGTTTTACAACAAAGGCAAATTTTGCTGAAGAG TATGGACATTTTTACACTGCAGAACTTTTCAAGATGGTTTGTGAAGCCAACGAGACtgatttagatatacaaataccCGCTGTGATGCTTCCCCAAGATGCTGGTGCAAACTTGGAAAATCATATAAAGAACAACTCTTTGG TGCTTGTGCAGCTGTACTCCCCAAACCGTCCAATGGTTGATGTTGCAGAAGTGTTCTTATGGCTTATGGCTGTTGGTACTATTTTATGTGCATCTTACTGGTCCGCTTGGACTGCCAGAGAGGCAGCTATTGAACAGGACAAGCTGTTAAAG GATGCTTCAGAAGAATTTTTAAACACGGAGAATGTTAGTTCCAGAGGTGTTGTAGACATCAACACAAAATCGGCATTTCTCTTTGTTGTGGTTGCTTCATGTTTCTTGGTTATGCTCTACAAACTAATGTCATTCTGGTTTCTTGAGGTTCTAGTGGTTCTATTTTGCATTGGTGGGGTAGAG GGTTTGCAAACCTGCTTGGTGTCAGTATTATCATG TTTCAGATGGTTTCAACATGCTGGAGAATCGTTTGTTAAAGTACCCTTCTTTGGAGCTATCTCATATCTGACATTGGCAGTTTGTCCGTTCTGCATAGCATTTTCTGTAGTATGGGCTGTTTTTCGACGCATATCCTTTGCTTGGATAGGTCAAGACATCCTT GGTATTGCCCTGATGATCACCGTTCTTCAGATTGTTCGTGTGCCAAACCTCAAG GTTGGAACTGTTCTTCTCAGTTGTGCTTTCTTGTATGATATCTTCTGGGTATTTGTTTCTAAATGGTGGTTCCATGAGAGTGTAATGATAGTG GTGGCACGTGGTGATAAGAGTGGAGAGGATGGTATCCCCATGTTATTGAAAATCCCACGGATGTTTGATCCTTGGGGTGGCTACAGTGTTATTGGTTTTGGTGACATTATCTTACCAGGACTGCTTGTGGCATTTTCACTGAG GTATGATTGGTTGGCAAAGAAGAATCTTCGTACAGGATACTTCGTGTGGGCAATGACTGCTTATGGTCTAG GTCTTCTGATTACATATGTGGCTCTGAATCTGATGGATGGACATGGCCAACCGGCTTTGCTTTATATTGTTCCATTCACACTTG GCACCTTTTTGACGTTGGGAAAGAGAAGAGGTGAACTTAAAACTCTGTGGACAAGAGGAGAACCAAAGAGGCCCTGCCCCCATATTCAATTTCAACCTTCATGA
- the LOC123216736 gene encoding signal peptide peptidase-like 4 isoform X1 — protein sequence MDIQRAIHILIIVLSLSPCFGSAGDIVHQDNNTPKRPGCQNNFVLVKVPTRVDGVPEVEYVGVGARFGTTLESKEKHANETRLVLADPPDCCSKPKNKLNREVLLVHRGGCSFTTKANFAEEVNASAILIINYKTELFKMVCEANETDLDIQIPAVMLPQDAGANLENHIKNNSLVLVQLYSPNRPMVDVAEVFLWLMAVGTILCASYWSAWTAREAAIEQDKLLKDASEEFLNTENVSSRGVVDINTKSAFLFVVVASCFLVMLYKLMSFWFLEVLVVLFCIGGVEGLQTCLVSVLSCFRWFQHAGESFVKVPFFGAISYLTLAVCPFCIAFSVVWAVFRRISFAWIGQDILGIALMITVLQIVRVPNLKVGTVLLSCAFLYDIFWVFVSKWWFHESVMIVVARGDKSGEDGIPMLLKIPRMFDPWGGYSVIGFGDIILPGLLVAFSLRYDWLAKKNLRTGYFVWAMTAYGLGLLITYVALNLMDGHGQPALLYIVPFTLGTFLTLGKRRGELKTLWTRGEPKRPCPHIQFQPS from the exons ATGGATATACAGAGAGctatacatatattaattatagtGTTGTCGCTGAGTCCGTGTTTCGGATCAGCCGGTGATATAGTTCACCAAGACAACAACACTCCGAAGAGGCCTGGTTGCCAGAACAATTTCGTTTTG GTTAAAGTTCCAACTAGGGTTGATGGTGTACCAGAAGTTGAATATGTTGGTGTTGGCGCTCGGTTTGGCACTACTTTGGAGTCCAAGGAAAAACATGCCAATGAAACTAGACTTGTACTGGCAGACCCCCCTGATTGTTGTAGCAAACCAAAGAATAAG CTTAATCGTGAAGTACTTCTGGTGCATAGAGGTGGTTGCAGTTTTACAACAAAGGCAAATTTTGCTGAAGAGGTAAATGCTTCAGCAATCCTCATAATAAACTACAAAACAG AACTTTTCAAGATGGTTTGTGAAGCCAACGAGACtgatttagatatacaaataccCGCTGTGATGCTTCCCCAAGATGCTGGTGCAAACTTGGAAAATCATATAAAGAACAACTCTTTGG TGCTTGTGCAGCTGTACTCCCCAAACCGTCCAATGGTTGATGTTGCAGAAGTGTTCTTATGGCTTATGGCTGTTGGTACTATTTTATGTGCATCTTACTGGTCCGCTTGGACTGCCAGAGAGGCAGCTATTGAACAGGACAAGCTGTTAAAG GATGCTTCAGAAGAATTTTTAAACACGGAGAATGTTAGTTCCAGAGGTGTTGTAGACATCAACACAAAATCGGCATTTCTCTTTGTTGTGGTTGCTTCATGTTTCTTGGTTATGCTCTACAAACTAATGTCATTCTGGTTTCTTGAGGTTCTAGTGGTTCTATTTTGCATTGGTGGGGTAGAG GGTTTGCAAACCTGCTTGGTGTCAGTATTATCATG TTTCAGATGGTTTCAACATGCTGGAGAATCGTTTGTTAAAGTACCCTTCTTTGGAGCTATCTCATATCTGACATTGGCAGTTTGTCCGTTCTGCATAGCATTTTCTGTAGTATGGGCTGTTTTTCGACGCATATCCTTTGCTTGGATAGGTCAAGACATCCTT GGTATTGCCCTGATGATCACCGTTCTTCAGATTGTTCGTGTGCCAAACCTCAAG GTTGGAACTGTTCTTCTCAGTTGTGCTTTCTTGTATGATATCTTCTGGGTATTTGTTTCTAAATGGTGGTTCCATGAGAGTGTAATGATAGTG GTGGCACGTGGTGATAAGAGTGGAGAGGATGGTATCCCCATGTTATTGAAAATCCCACGGATGTTTGATCCTTGGGGTGGCTACAGTGTTATTGGTTTTGGTGACATTATCTTACCAGGACTGCTTGTGGCATTTTCACTGAG GTATGATTGGTTGGCAAAGAAGAATCTTCGTACAGGATACTTCGTGTGGGCAATGACTGCTTATGGTCTAG GTCTTCTGATTACATATGTGGCTCTGAATCTGATGGATGGACATGGCCAACCGGCTTTGCTTTATATTGTTCCATTCACACTTG GCACCTTTTTGACGTTGGGAAAGAGAAGAGGTGAACTTAAAACTCTGTGGACAAGAGGAGAACCAAAGAGGCCCTGCCCCCATATTCAATTTCAACCTTCATGA
- the LOC123216736 gene encoding signal peptide peptidase-like 4 isoform X3: MDIQRAIHILIIVLSLSPCFGSAGDIVHQDNNTPKRPGCQNNFVLVKVPTRVDGVPEVEYVGVGARFGTTLESKEKHANETRLVLADPPDCCSKPKNKLNREVLLVHRGGCSFTTKANFAEEVNASAILIINYKTELFKMVCEANETDLDIQIPAVMLPQDAGANLENHIKNNSLVLVQLYSPNRPMVDVAEVFLWLMAVGTILCASYWSAWTAREAAIEQDKLLKDASEEFLNTENVSSRGVVDINTKSAFLFVVVASCFLVMLYKLMSFWFLEVLVVLFCIGGVEGLQTCLVSVLSCFRWFQHAGESFVKVPFFGAISYLTLAVCPFCIAFSVVWAVFRRISFAWIGQDILVGTVLLSCAFLYDIFWVFVSKWWFHESVMIVVARGDKSGEDGIPMLLKIPRMFDPWGGYSVIGFGDIILPGLLVAFSLRYDWLAKKNLRTGYFVWAMTAYGLGLLITYVALNLMDGHGQPALLYIVPFTLGTFLTLGKRRGELKTLWTRGEPKRPCPHIQFQPS; encoded by the exons ATGGATATACAGAGAGctatacatatattaattatagtGTTGTCGCTGAGTCCGTGTTTCGGATCAGCCGGTGATATAGTTCACCAAGACAACAACACTCCGAAGAGGCCTGGTTGCCAGAACAATTTCGTTTTG GTTAAAGTTCCAACTAGGGTTGATGGTGTACCAGAAGTTGAATATGTTGGTGTTGGCGCTCGGTTTGGCACTACTTTGGAGTCCAAGGAAAAACATGCCAATGAAACTAGACTTGTACTGGCAGACCCCCCTGATTGTTGTAGCAAACCAAAGAATAAG CTTAATCGTGAAGTACTTCTGGTGCATAGAGGTGGTTGCAGTTTTACAACAAAGGCAAATTTTGCTGAAGAGGTAAATGCTTCAGCAATCCTCATAATAAACTACAAAACAG AACTTTTCAAGATGGTTTGTGAAGCCAACGAGACtgatttagatatacaaataccCGCTGTGATGCTTCCCCAAGATGCTGGTGCAAACTTGGAAAATCATATAAAGAACAACTCTTTGG TGCTTGTGCAGCTGTACTCCCCAAACCGTCCAATGGTTGATGTTGCAGAAGTGTTCTTATGGCTTATGGCTGTTGGTACTATTTTATGTGCATCTTACTGGTCCGCTTGGACTGCCAGAGAGGCAGCTATTGAACAGGACAAGCTGTTAAAG GATGCTTCAGAAGAATTTTTAAACACGGAGAATGTTAGTTCCAGAGGTGTTGTAGACATCAACACAAAATCGGCATTTCTCTTTGTTGTGGTTGCTTCATGTTTCTTGGTTATGCTCTACAAACTAATGTCATTCTGGTTTCTTGAGGTTCTAGTGGTTCTATTTTGCATTGGTGGGGTAGAG GGTTTGCAAACCTGCTTGGTGTCAGTATTATCATG TTTCAGATGGTTTCAACATGCTGGAGAATCGTTTGTTAAAGTACCCTTCTTTGGAGCTATCTCATATCTGACATTGGCAGTTTGTCCGTTCTGCATAGCATTTTCTGTAGTATGGGCTGTTTTTCGACGCATATCCTTTGCTTGGATAGGTCAAGACATCCTT GTTGGAACTGTTCTTCTCAGTTGTGCTTTCTTGTATGATATCTTCTGGGTATTTGTTTCTAAATGGTGGTTCCATGAGAGTGTAATGATAGTG GTGGCACGTGGTGATAAGAGTGGAGAGGATGGTATCCCCATGTTATTGAAAATCCCACGGATGTTTGATCCTTGGGGTGGCTACAGTGTTATTGGTTTTGGTGACATTATCTTACCAGGACTGCTTGTGGCATTTTCACTGAG GTATGATTGGTTGGCAAAGAAGAATCTTCGTACAGGATACTTCGTGTGGGCAATGACTGCTTATGGTCTAG GTCTTCTGATTACATATGTGGCTCTGAATCTGATGGATGGACATGGCCAACCGGCTTTGCTTTATATTGTTCCATTCACACTTG GCACCTTTTTGACGTTGGGAAAGAGAAGAGGTGAACTTAAAACTCTGTGGACAAGAGGAGAACCAAAGAGGCCCTGCCCCCATATTCAATTTCAACCTTCATGA
- the LOC123216736 gene encoding signal peptide peptidase-like 4 isoform X4, with the protein MVCEANETDLDIQIPAVMLPQDAGANLENHIKNNSLVLVQLYSPNRPMVDVAEVFLWLMAVGTILCASYWSAWTAREAAIEQDKLLKDASEEFLNTENVSSRGVVDINTKSAFLFVVVASCFLVMLYKLMSFWFLEVLVVLFCIGGVEGLQTCLVSVLSCFRWFQHAGESFVKVPFFGAISYLTLAVCPFCIAFSVVWAVFRRISFAWIGQDILGIALMITVLQIVRVPNLKVGTVLLSCAFLYDIFWVFVSKWWFHESVMIVVARGDKSGEDGIPMLLKIPRMFDPWGGYSVIGFGDIILPGLLVAFSLRYDWLAKKNLRTGYFVWAMTAYGLGLLITYVALNLMDGHGQPALLYIVPFTLGTFLTLGKRRGELKTLWTRGEPKRPCPHIQFQPS; encoded by the exons ATGGTTTGTGAAGCCAACGAGACtgatttagatatacaaataccCGCTGTGATGCTTCCCCAAGATGCTGGTGCAAACTTGGAAAATCATATAAAGAACAACTCTTTGG TGCTTGTGCAGCTGTACTCCCCAAACCGTCCAATGGTTGATGTTGCAGAAGTGTTCTTATGGCTTATGGCTGTTGGTACTATTTTATGTGCATCTTACTGGTCCGCTTGGACTGCCAGAGAGGCAGCTATTGAACAGGACAAGCTGTTAAAG GATGCTTCAGAAGAATTTTTAAACACGGAGAATGTTAGTTCCAGAGGTGTTGTAGACATCAACACAAAATCGGCATTTCTCTTTGTTGTGGTTGCTTCATGTTTCTTGGTTATGCTCTACAAACTAATGTCATTCTGGTTTCTTGAGGTTCTAGTGGTTCTATTTTGCATTGGTGGGGTAGAG GGTTTGCAAACCTGCTTGGTGTCAGTATTATCATG TTTCAGATGGTTTCAACATGCTGGAGAATCGTTTGTTAAAGTACCCTTCTTTGGAGCTATCTCATATCTGACATTGGCAGTTTGTCCGTTCTGCATAGCATTTTCTGTAGTATGGGCTGTTTTTCGACGCATATCCTTTGCTTGGATAGGTCAAGACATCCTT GGTATTGCCCTGATGATCACCGTTCTTCAGATTGTTCGTGTGCCAAACCTCAAG GTTGGAACTGTTCTTCTCAGTTGTGCTTTCTTGTATGATATCTTCTGGGTATTTGTTTCTAAATGGTGGTTCCATGAGAGTGTAATGATAGTG GTGGCACGTGGTGATAAGAGTGGAGAGGATGGTATCCCCATGTTATTGAAAATCCCACGGATGTTTGATCCTTGGGGTGGCTACAGTGTTATTGGTTTTGGTGACATTATCTTACCAGGACTGCTTGTGGCATTTTCACTGAG GTATGATTGGTTGGCAAAGAAGAATCTTCGTACAGGATACTTCGTGTGGGCAATGACTGCTTATGGTCTAG GTCTTCTGATTACATATGTGGCTCTGAATCTGATGGATGGACATGGCCAACCGGCTTTGCTTTATATTGTTCCATTCACACTTG GCACCTTTTTGACGTTGGGAAAGAGAAGAGGTGAACTTAAAACTCTGTGGACAAGAGGAGAACCAAAGAGGCCCTGCCCCCATATTCAATTTCAACCTTCATGA